One bacterium genomic window, CGAGATCGCCAACGAGGTCATAGTGCCAGGGCCATTCGCCATACTCATTCTGGGAAGGGCGATCGATCGTGATCAAGACGACATTGGGGCGCATTTCATCGGACGCAGTCATGCGGCAGAGTGCGTCATTGACGGATTGCTGCAGCCTGCTGACCGGCCCGATATCATTGATGGCCAGGATGACCACAAAGATGCTTATCAGCAGAAAGAGGATATACGGTGAATACTTCGACATGGGGCCCTCGCTCTACCTTCCTGCCGCTAATCGGTTGATCAGCATGGCTGGAAGATTCGCTTGCTGCATTTTCTGTTGTGTTTTCTGTATGTCATATTCGACCCGGCGATACAGCACTTCCTGCATTTCCGTATCGAAGATAGCATAGCAGGAGCGCGGGTCATTGTCGCGCGGCTGTCCGACAGAACCGACATTTACAATGTATCGTGACTCGTCATCGGGTTCGAAATCATGGCCGACTTTGCGCCGATGTTCACCGGTCGCAACCTCGGTGAAGATCATCGGGAGGTGGGTATGTCCCACAAAGCAGAGCTGTTCGGCGAAGCTCCGGAAGGCGGCGTCCGCCTCGGTGTTGGTCAGGATATAATGCCACTCGCCGGGGAGATAGGGAGAGGCGTGGACCAACTGAAAATTGGCGAACGATCTGGTCATGACGAACTCAGCAATGATCGAGAAAGCTCGATCGTTCAACTGGCCCTGGGTCCAGGTCAGAGAGATCTGGGCCACGGGGTTCAGGTTCTCCTGATCCATATGGCCAAGGGCCGCGTGTTCATGATTCCCGAGTAACATTGTCTCGCAGTTGGCGCGCACCAGTTCCAGGCAGGCAAGCGGATCGGACCCGTATCCGACCACATCGCCGAGGCAGTGGATGGCGTCGATCCGTTGAGTCGAGACATCATTGAGGACCGCTTCCAATGCTTCCAGATTGGCATGGATGTCCGATATCAGCGCATGCCTCATTTATTCTGACCCTCAACAAACTTGAAGGAGGTCTTGCCGACTGAAACGATATCGCCGTTTTTGAGGACGGCGCGGGCGACGACTTCGCCATTCACTTTTGTTTTGCCGTTACGTCCGAGATTCACGATGCAGAAACATCCCGGTTCCTGAACGATCTTGGCCTGGATGCCGGAGAGCAGGAAGCCCTTGGCATGGACGTGAACGAATTTGGCTTTGCCGATGGTGGTGACATCGCGATCAAGACGGAACTCCGAGAAGTCGGCGTTGTCTTCGCCGAGCAGGACGGAGCCGCCGTACTTGGCGACGATCTCGCGCTCGACGCGATCGTTTTCGATCAGCTCTTTCTGCTTTTTGGTATTGAGCACCATGGTGCCATCCATATCCGCAGCTTCTTCCGCGGGAGCGGAGTCCCGGCGGTAGATGAGGGAGTACTTACCGATCATGATGATGTCCTGATCGCGGAGGACTTCCTCAGTCACCTTGCGGTTGTTGACGAAGGTGCCGTTGAGCGATTCGTTGTCGATGATCACGGCCGCGTTGTTGTTGAATTCGATCATCGCGTGTTTACGCGAGACGCCCCGGTTTTCGAGCACGATGTCATTATCGTTGGTTCGACCGATCGAGATCCGTTTCTTTTCGGTGACGATCCGTTCGATAACCTTGTCATCATATTTGACAATTATCTCCGGCATACGACATCCCTTTCCGTATCTGTTACAGAACTATTTACTATCACGTCAAACAACGGTGCTCGCCGGGTATACACATAGGTTAACCACGGCTGAACCGGGCTTAGTTCTATTGTCGGCAAGAGGATATGAAACTTAAACCTGTGGGCGGGCTCCAACATGTGGGGGAGTGGCTGCCGGATTGTGAAATGTACTGAATTTGTTTGCGCGGGAAGTCGGACGGTTCTATATTGGCCGCCGTATCCATTAGTCTATAGGTAGGTTATGAAAACTCTTGTTGTTGCGCTGCAAAAGGATGGAAAGCTCGTATCGGCCTCGCTAGAGGCGATAGAGGTTGCCAAGTCAGTGGGAGGCGAGCTATTCACCGCCATTTTGGCGGGGGATGCATCGACGTTAGCGGCCGATCTCGCGTCCAAAGGGGGCGGCAAGGTCCTCGCGGTTTCTGATCCGTCTCTGAAGTATTTCACCGATGATCTGTACGCCTCGGTCATTTCCGGCCTGGTCAAGAAGTATGCGGTTGAGCTGGTGATCTGCCCGGCGACGTTTTACGGGAAGGCACTGTTGGGGCGCCTGGCGGCAGTCCACTCTGGTAGTATGGCCTCGGATGTTACCCAAATTACCAACGATGGTGGTACGGTCAAAGTGACCCGACCGTCGTTTGGTGGCTCGGTTGTCTCACAGGTAGCGTCTTCGGGTGGGACTTTCTTCGTCTCTCTTCGTCCAAAGATCTACCCTGAATCAAAGGCTGGAGCGGGAGAAGTGGTGGTCGAGGCGATGGCTGCGGCCGTCTCCGGAAAAGCGACTGTCAAAGAGATGAAGCAGGAATCATCCGGCACCGCCAATTTGGCGGAAGCGGACGTGATTGTTTCTGCTGGCCGCGGCATCAAAGGTCCGGAGAATGTGCAGTTGGTGAAAGATCTGGCGGCGGCGTTGGGCGGAGCTTTTGGAGCTTCGCGAGCTATCGTGGATGCCGGCTGGGTGCCATATGCCACCCAGGTGGGACAGACCGGTCGAACGGTCAACCCGAAGCTGTATGTAGCAGTGGGGATTTCCGGAGCTATCCAGCATTTGGTCGGGATGCAGACCGCCAAAACGATAGTTGCTATTAATAAGGATAAGGATGCTCCCATTTTCAATATCGCCAGCTATGGCATAGTGGGGGATCTGTTTGAGCTGGTTCCGGCATTGACGGCCAGGTTCAAGCAGGAGTTACATAAGTAGGTTCTTAAGATAGAGATAGATAGGAAAAAGCCCCTGCCAAGCAGGGGCTTTTTTTATGTTCAGAAAAAGAGATATGATCAAGGAACGACAACATCGATTGAAACTGAGTCAGTAGCAGTCGAACAGGTGTTTGTCACGGTGAAGCGGACCACGAAAGTCCCGGCCACTGAATAACTTATTGAGGGGTTGGTGGAAGTGGAATCGAGCCGTCCATCGCCGAAATCCCACAGGAATCGTGATGCGTGGGTCGATGTCTGAGTGAAGTTGACAGGGACGCCGGCATCGACAGTCGAGTCCGAGGCGACGATATCGGTGGTCGGGATGGAATCAACAATGATTACCTGAGTATAGCTATCCTGACCAGCGATTCCGGTGATGGTCAGTTTCACCAGATAGGTGTCGGCCTTGACGAAGGTGAACGCTGCGTCGCGGGTTATCGCGCTATCCAGATTATCTGTTCCGAAATCCCATTTATACGAGTTGATCGCACCGGTCGACGTATTGGTGAAGTTGACGGCCAGCTGGACACAGCCCTGAGTGGTGTCCGCACTAAATGATGCCTGCGGGATGCTGTCCCAGCGATCGACGGACTCAGTGAGGAGCACCACGGCGTAGTTGGCATTGTGAATGCCGCGTGAGCCATCCTTCTTGACAAAGAGGTAGTTGTAGAGAATGCGTGCGGCATCAGCAGAGACGGTCGAGTCAATGTAGTATTCAGTTGAGTCTTCATCGGCACCGGTCAGGATATGAGCTGAGAGCAGATATCCGGCCAGGGTACTGCTGAGTGAGCGGATCGAATCCTGAATCTGTGTATCATCGAAATCGGCTATGGATGGTGGGGTGCTAATGTGGCAACCGGAGAGGTTGCAGTTCGCGACGTACTGCTCATTAGTCTGGTCATCTTCGAGGCGGAAGGTATGTTCGCCGAATTGGTAGCCGAGGCCGGTCCCGAAGTGACAGGAGAGGCATCCCTCTTTGGTCTCGACGGACGCATGCGAGTTGGTGACGGCATCCGAAGTGAAGCGGAAGCCCCCCTTGCCGATCAACATGTGGGCCTGTGCGCTATTGTGCGGACCGTCCATCCCAAGCGTGTCCAGTCGAACGGAGAGGGCATTGGTCGGGATAACGGGGACTGTCTCTGCCTGGTGGCAAGTGACACACATGTTTGAGTTCCCCATGTCATAGTCAAAGTCGCCGGCCAGTATGACCGGGACTTCGAATCCGCGCAAAGTGTCAATCTTCCAGCTACCGTAGTCGCCGGTATGGGGCATATGACAGGTGAAGCAATCAATCACCGAGGGGGTTTGTTGGGCCGAGGTAGAGCCGTTCGCGGTGAAGGCGATAAATCCTTCACTGGTATGGCATTGTGGGCCACAGACGTTGGTCTTGCGCTCTTCGGTATTGAGCATCACGGTGGCTTCGATCAGTTCAGGAGAGGCATGTTGCGAGATCGCCCATTGACCTTTGGGTTGTTTGATCGCGTTATCATCGTCGCTGTGACAGCGCAGGCAGTCCTCTCCGAGGGTGCTGTCAAAGTAGGTGTTGTTATTGACCTCAGTTGTCAGGTCATCGCAACCAACCGACAGAAGCATGGAGAGCATTGCAAAGATGATCAATAAACAGGAGAGGGCGACTAGGCGCATGTCAGGTATACCTCAGGTAGGAGTGCATTCATTGTTATATACGACAGGTGTCGCGAGACTGTCAATTGAATTGTTGTCGTTCGCGGGTCCACGAATGGGTGTGAACCTCGAGCGGAGAGGCCGGCCAGTCCGGCCTGTTGCAAATAGTTACGTCGATTCGGCATCAACTGAATCCCCTTGCGCCGGACTGGTGTATCACGTATGTTGACAGCCTCAATTGCGGGAGCCCGCGAGAATGGGGGACATCCGCAAGTACGATAAATGCAGATGATGCTGCTCGAGAAAACGCACACCCACTGGCTGCGAGGTATCTTTTGATCAAGCTGCTAATCGCCGCATTGGCGATCCTGGTTCCGGCCCTGGTGCTGGCTGGACCGGCCCACTTTTACGACCAACCCGACACCACTTATGCCACCAACGTTGTCATTGACATCATCGAACATGCCGGCGGGATCTGGTTTGCGACCGGCGATGGGGTCAATTTCAGTTTCGACAACGGCGAGACCTGGCTCTTATACAATACGAGCAATGGTTTGGTTGGGAATGATATCTCGGCCATGTACTCCGGCGGGGGGCGACTCTGGATCTCCTCCAACCATATTGGGACAGTGGCCGGAGGGGAAGAGGTCTTCTCGGATGGGATGTCGTACACTGATGATAACGGCCTGAACTGGGTCACGCCTGACTGGGACGATACGACACTTTATCCCAAGTACATGACAGGTCCTTTCCGAACGATCTACGATATTTCCGGGGCATCGGGATTCCGCGGCGAGAACTGGCTGTTTGCCACAGCTTTTGCCGGCGCGGTCTTGTGTTCGAATGATAACGGTGAAACCTGGAAGCGTTTGTTTGCGACCCGCGATGATTCACTAAATTTCGAGGATTCCTACCGTGGACTGGATACGCTCTGGTGGCGGAACCGGGCATTCTCGGTGGTGACGGATACGTCGCATGGCGACTCGCTGTATGTCTGGGTCGGGACGGCGGGCGGGATACTTCAATATGTTTACCTGGTGCCGCGCGACAAGTTTTATGCGCGTCGCGTACAGGAAGTGGCGATATGCGAGAGCTGCAGCGGCAGTGGAAACAATTACGCCTGGTTTGGCGGAGTCAATGGCATCAGCGGCGGGCATACCTCGGGCGGGACTTTCTGGACTCGTTTCTTCCTCGATGATTTCATTCCTGGAGGGGCCTGGCAGACGACGGCACTTCAGGAGTTTGGTGGGGTCTTGTTTGCGGGGCTGAGCGATTCGGCCTCTGATGAGTCTCAAGGATTGTGGGTTTCAACAGATCAGGGAGACACCTATTCACCGGTCAGCCTTGATTCTGTCACCGGGGCGAATAGAATAGTCCGAGATTTTGCCGCGGTGAATGACCGGCTCTATCTCGCCGCCGATCAGGCTGGTCTTTGGGTTTCCGAAGATACCGGCGCGACCTGGGCCAGGCTCTATCTTGATTCATCGGCGACCAGTCTTACCAATGTACGAAATATCACCCATTCGGTCGAGGCGCTGGGCGACACACTTTTTGTCGGGACCGACTCAGGTTTGACTACCCTGTTTTTCGATGCCAGCGGGAGTATCGACTCGGCCAGACACTATGTTCCGGACACGGACTCGTCATCGCTGGGCGTTTATCAGATCAAATTGCAGTTATTCACGGATTCCGTATCGCTGGTCAACGACTCATTCGCTGTCTGGACAATTAATCGACCGGTGAATGTAACCGACACTCCATCCGTCTCGGTCTCCTTTGATAGAGCTGAGACCTGGAGATATTATCGCAGAGGTGGTACTACCTATGACGTCACTCCGGTGAATGTCCCGAAGGATCGCGTGAAGAATGTGTTTTTCGTCGGACCAAACGGCGTGCAGTTTGTGTCGATGGGGATCGATCCAGACTATGTCGAGAATGCGATCATAGCGGATGCCAATGACACTACTCTGCTGCTGAGTACAGACACGGTATATTCGGTGGTGACGAAGGGGGATACGATCATCTTTGGCGGGAATCGCGGGGCGGCGATCTCGGTCAATCGAGGCACGACTTATCGCATTTATGGAGCCAATCTTGATCCGCTGAAGGCGGATCTGGCGATCGCGTATACAGTCAATTCGACCATAAATGTAGACTCAACTGGCGCCACGGCGGGGTTGATCGGTAATTTCATCCCGGCATTGGGAATCCGGTATCTGACGCCCGACAGCGCCCAGATCATAGCATCTTGCCGTCCGACAACATCGGGAGGAAATGGTGTCTCAATCGGTCGCGTGGTGGAAGTGAGAGACACACTGGATGTGCTGATCGGTTACAAGTATCGCTGGGATGTAGTTTACCTGAAGAATTTCGCCTGGAACGTCGAGTCGTTCGGTGATACGCTATTGATGGCGACCGATGACGGGTTGATCCTGGGATGGGATCTGCTGGACCCTGCAATGCGGCAGTTCGATACTCTGGCATTCCGCAATGCCGAAGGAAAGGACCTCATCCTACCAGGGACGCCGGTTTATGCCACGCGCATTGCCGGAGAGAATCTCTGGGTGGGAACGGACGATGGGACAGTGCGGATCGCGGTTGACGATCTGGAGGACCAGCGGTTGTTTATCCGAACGGATGTATCGGACGAGGTATACGCATTCCCGGTGCCGTTTAGTCCGAATCGCGATGATCCGGTCAGGTTCCATTTTGAGGTACCGACCAGTGGCAGTGTGACCTTAGAGATATTTGATTTTGCCATGAATCTGGTGGCGACTCCGATCAATGGAGTCGATTTTGAGGCGGGGACGTATCCGCCGGGGCCGAGCGGCGATCAGCGGCCGTACTGGAATGGAAGGAACGACCGGGGAGATGTGGTTGCGGTCGGTGTTTACTATTTTAAATTAACGTTTGCCAACGGAGACTATTCCTGGGGCAAACTTGCGGTGGTACCATAAGGAGAGCATGACCATGAAAAAGAATATACTGATCATCTGTTTCGTGTTGATGCTCGCCGTTGCCGCCGTGGCCCAGGATGGCAATGGTGGATATGCCGGCGCGTTTTTTCAGGTGCCGGTTGGCGCCCGCCCGACCGCTATGGGTGGCGCGTATATCGCCATTTCCAATGATGGTGCGGGGATACTGTTTAATCCGGCGGGACTGAGTATGCTTCAACGGCCGCTGTTTGCTACCTCGTATCGGTTCCTGCAGCTAGACCGCAAACTTGGTTACGCTACTGCACTCTTTCCGGTAAGAGGCAAGTCGGTATTGGGCGGGAGCTGGTTGTACTCGGGATCCGGCGCAGTGGCGACTCGTGATCGCGATGGTGACCTGATCGGCACGGAGATCGAACAGCAGAATCACCAGTTTTCGATCGTTTTTGCCAAGCGGTTCGAGAATTACTTTTCTGCAGGCGTGAAGCTGAACTACCTGCATTCCAATTTCGCAAGCATGGCGGCATATTCGATCGGTTTTGATATCGGCTTCATGTTGCATGTCGATCAATTGATAGACCGTGAGAAGCGGGACCTGATGAAGGTTCAGGATATTCAGATCGGTTTGTCTTTGCGTCAATTGGGGATGAAATATCGCTGGGATACGGAGAAGCTTCCGTCCGAATTGGGCGGCGATGCGTATGCGTACGAACAGGACGATGAGGTGCCATCGGATATCGGACTGGGAGCCTCGGCGCGGTTTTTCAAGCGCAAACTGCTTCTGGCTACAGACATCACCAAAAATCTCGAACAGGATATAGTCCCGCATGTCGGCGCGGAGTATAATCTGGCAAAATCGTTTGCATTACGTGCCGGATATGGCTCGAGTCGTGCGACGGCCGGGCTTGGGTATCTCTTCAAGATCGGCGACAATTTGCTGGCGATAGATTACGCTTTCTCCACCGACCGGGTAGAGGAAGGTGCGGAGCACATTTTCTCATTCGACCTCCTTTTCTAAGGATCTGACATGAAACGTCTGGCAGTACTGACATTGCTCTTAGTGACCATGGGAATTCCCGCGTCGGGCACGACGGTGGATGGACTGGCGATGATGAAGATCGAGACCGGGGCGCGGCCATCGGGGATGGGCGGCAGTTTTGTTGCGATCGATCGCGATCCATTCGCTCCGGCCTACAATCCGGCCAATGCAACCGGCGCCGACAAGTTTATGGTCAGTTTTGGGCATATTGAGTACTGGGAGAACGTGCGGTTGGAAACAGGGTACTTTGCGGCGCCACTCAAGGGACGTTGGTCCGTGCATGGCGGGATCAAGTATGCCTCGTTGGGGAATATCGAGATCCGCGAATTTCCGACGACCGACCCGGATGCATTTGCGGAGACAAACGATATATCATTGAAAGCGGGATTGTCCTATCGGTTCAGCGACAAGGTGTCGGCCGGATTTGGCACTGGCTGGTTTATCGAGAAGATCGAGGCCTGGCGCGGATCGGCCTGGAATACGGATATCGGAATATTGGTGGAGCCGAATGCGGTATGGAAAGTAGGGGCCTCGGCGACTAATCTTGGTGGGGACTTTTATCTGGAGAAGACCGGGAAACCGGGTTCGCGGGATATTTCGCTGCCGACGACCTATCGAGTGGGAACATCATACCGCTATCAGAAGTATCTCGGTGCGCTTGATCTGGTTGTTATTGATGACGAAATGCACGCCCATCTGGGGGGAGAAGCTAGATTGCAGGAGGCACTAGCGCTCCGTGCAGGATACATGACAAATTACGACAGCAAAGGGATCACGGCGGGAGCATCGTTTACGCACCGTAACCTGACGATCGACTATGCGTTTGTCCCGTATTCGAATGATCTGGGAACGACACATCTTTTCAATTTCACCATAGAACTGTGATCAGGAGAGAATATGTCTAAGTACAAAATTGCCTGGCTGCCGGGAGACGGAGTAGGCAATGATGTTATGGAAGCTGCAAAGATCGTGCTCGACAAGATGCACTTCGATGCCGAGTACATTCATGGCGATATCGGTTGGGAATTCTGGTCCAAGGAAGGGAATCCGCTTCCGGATCGGACGATCGAGTTGCTTCGGAATACGGACTGCGCACTGTTCGGCGCGATAACGTCGCTGCCGAAGGAAGAATCCGAGGGGGCGCTGATCCCGTCGTTACAGGGGAAAAATCTGGTCTATGCATCGCCGATCGTCCGGATGCGCCAGGAATTCAACCTTCGCACCAATCTCCGCCCGTGCAAAGGGTACCCGGGTAATCCGCTCAATTACAAAGAGGGTATCGATATCGTGGTTTTCCGTGAGAATACGGAAGATCTCTATGTCGGGATCGAGTTTTTCCCTCTACCCGACGAAGTGCGCGAAGCGGTCAAAAAGCATAACAAGAAAATGGGACGCTTCGACAAAACGCCGGGGAATGAGATCGCGGTGTCACTGCGTGTGAATACCAAAACCGGTTGCCGGAATATTATTGTCGATGCGTTTGAGTTCGCCAAGAAGGAAGGGCGGCCACACGTCACGATCGTCGAAAAACCGAACGTGATCCGCGAGACCTCGGGCCTGATGGTTCGGACGGCACGCGAAGTGGCAAAAAACTATCCGGGGATCGAACTGAAGGAAGCAAATATCGATGCCATGTGCATGTGGCTGCTGAAGAATCCGTTCGATTATTCGGTGATCGTTACTTCGAATATGTTCGGCGATATCATCTCCGATCTTTGCGCGCAGTTGGTCGGCGGACTTGGCTTTGCGGCATCGGGGAATATCGGCGACAAGTACGCGGTCTTTGAGCCGACGCACGGTTCGGCGCCGAAGTATGCCGGACGGTATAAGGTGAATCCGATCGCGATGCTGCTGACATTGAAGCTGATGTTCGACTGGCTTGGAGAGAAAGATAAAGGCGTGCAGCTCGAAGCGGCGATTGCGGCCGTTATCAAAGAGGGGAAAGTGCGGACATATGATATGGGTGGGAAAAACAGTTCGCTGGAGGTCGCGCAAGCGGTAGCGGCGAAGTTGTAAATCCTCATTCAGAATATTATCTCATGAACGGCTGTCGATTTGCGAATCGGCAGCCGTTTCTGTTTAACTGCTGTCGTGACTGTCAACTCACCGAAACATCTACTTTCAGGTAAACTATCGACAAAATCATCCTTGCCAGTTTCGGGGGGATTTCGTAGATTTTGTGAAAGAATTCACAGCAATGTAACGAGATAGAGTATATGAGAGAACTATTATCCGGAAACGAGGCAGTGGCGCGCGGAGCATACGAAGCCGGAGTCGCGCTGGCTGTTTCCTACCCCGGTACTCCTTCAACGGAAATACTTGAGACTCTGGCGGATGTTTTTCCGCAGGTCTATTCGCAATGGTCCCCAAATGAAAAGGTCGCATTCGAAGTTGCGATAGGAGCTTCGATCGGTGGCGGACGAGCGCTCTGTACGATGAAGCATGTCGGCCTCAATGTGGCGGCCGATCCATTCATGACGTTTGCATATACCGGCGTTAATGGCGGGTTTGTGATCGTGTCGTGCGATGATCCGGAGATGCATTCCTCGCAGAATGAGCAGGATAACCGGACCTATGCCAAGTTTGCGGCGATCCCGATGCTGAATCCATCGAGCAGCCAGGAATCCAAGGATATGCTGGTGACCGGATTTGAAATGTCGGAGATGTTCGACACTCCGGTGATGCTGCATATGACGACGCGTATATCGCACGCCAAGGGGATAGTTGAACTGAACGATGTGGTGGCAGGACCGAACAAAAAGTTCATCAAAGATCCCTCGAAGTACGTGATGATCCCGACCAATGCGCGGAAGCGGCATGTGGTGGTGGCTGAGCGGATGGAGAAACTTCGGCATTTCGCGGAAGAGACACCGTTCAATGTGGTGGAGAATAATGGCTCGAAGATCGGCGTTATCACGGGCGGGGTTTCTTATCAGTATACCAAAGAGGTCGCACCTGATCTCGATTATCTGAAATTGGGAATGGGGTTCCCGCTCCCGATGAAGAAGATAGAGCAGTTCATCAAGAGCCACGACCGGATCTTCATTGTCGAGGAGCTGGAGCCGTTCTGGGAAGAGATGATCAAGGCGGCGGGGTTCCTTCAGGTAGAAGGAAAGAAGTATTTCGGCGCGCTGGGTGAGTTGTCACCGATCCGCGTGGCGCATGGCCTGAAAGAGGCGGGAGTGATCTCATCGGTTACGGAGCCGGTCTATTCGGCGGGAGATATGTTCCCGCGTCCGCCGGTGCTTTGCCCTGGCTGTCCGCACCGTGGCGCGTTCATGGCGCTGAAGAAATTGGGTGTGGCGGTGACGGGGGATATCGGCTGCTACACGCTTGGCGTGATGGAGCCGTTGAATGCGCTGGATACCTGCATTTGCATGGGAGCCTCGATCGGCAATGCGATCGGCATGGAACGGGTGAAGGGATCGGAGAAGGGGACTGTCGCGGTGATCGGCGATTCGACTTTCGTTCATTCGGGAATCACCGGGCTTTTAGATGCAGTCTGGAATCAGAGCAATGTGACTATCATCATTCTTGATAATAGAGCGACTGCAATGACCGGCGGACAGCAGCATCCAGCGACGGGGAAGACGTTGATGGGGGCTGATTCGCCGAGTCTGAATCTGGTCGAGTTGGTCAAAGCACTGGGGGTCAAGAATGTGAAGGAGCTTGACCCGTACGATTTTGATCTGGTACTGAATACGATCAAGACGGAGATGGAAACGCCGGGACCATCGGTGATCATTACGAATCGCCCGTGTGTGCTGATGCCGGTGCGAATCATGAATGAGCCGTATGTGGTGGATTCCGAACTGTGCACGGCGTGCGGCGCCTGTTTCCGGATCTCATGCCCGGCGATCGCCGCCTCGCACGAGACCAACAAGCATGGACATCCGAAAGCGCTGATCGACGAGACACTTTGTACCGGCTGCACGCTTTGCACGCAGGTTTGCCCGCCCGAAGCGATCATGCTCAAAAGCCATTTCGTGAAA contains:
- a CDS encoding metallophosphoesterase family protein → MRHALISDIHANLEALEAVLNDVSTQRIDAIHCLGDVVGYGSDPLACLELVRANCETMLLGNHEHAALGHMDQENLNPVAQISLTWTQGQLNDRAFSIIAEFVMTRSFANFQLVHASPYLPGEWHYILTNTEADAAFRSFAEQLCFVGHTHLPMIFTEVATGEHRRKVGHDFEPDDESRYIVNVGSVGQPRDNDPRSCYAIFDTEMQEVLYRRVEYDIQKTQQKMQQANLPAMLINRLAAGR
- a CDS encoding FHA domain-containing protein yields the protein MPEIIVKYDDKVIERIVTEKKRISIGRTNDNDIVLENRGVSRKHAMIEFNNNAAVIIDNESLNGTFVNNRKVTEEVLRDQDIIMIGKYSLIYRRDSAPAEEAADMDGTMVLNTKKQKELIENDRVEREIVAKYGGSVLLGEDNADFSEFRLDRDVTTIGKAKFVHVHAKGFLLSGIQAKIVQEPGCFCIVNLGRNGKTKVNGEVVARAVLKNGDIVSVGKTSFKFVEGQNK
- a CDS encoding electron transfer flavoprotein subunit alpha/FixB family protein encodes the protein MKTLVVALQKDGKLVSASLEAIEVAKSVGGELFTAILAGDASTLAADLASKGGGKVLAVSDPSLKYFTDDLYASVISGLVKKYAVELVICPATFYGKALLGRLAAVHSGSMASDVTQITNDGGTVKVTRPSFGGSVVSQVASSGGTFFVSLRPKIYPESKAGAGEVVVEAMAAAVSGKATVKEMKQESSGTANLAEADVIVSAGRGIKGPENVQLVKDLAAALGGAFGASRAIVDAGWVPYATQVGQTGRTVNPKLYVAVGISGAIQHLVGMQTAKTIVAINKDKDAPIFNIASYGIVGDLFELVPALTARFKQELHK
- a CDS encoding PKD domain-containing protein: MRLVALSCLLIIFAMLSMLLSVGCDDLTTEVNNNTYFDSTLGEDCLRCHSDDDNAIKQPKGQWAISQHASPELIEATVMLNTEERKTNVCGPQCHTSEGFIAFTANGSTSAQQTPSVIDCFTCHMPHTGDYGSWKIDTLRGFEVPVILAGDFDYDMGNSNMCVTCHQAETVPVIPTNALSVRLDTLGMDGPHNSAQAHMLIGKGGFRFTSDAVTNSHASVETKEGCLSCHFGTGLGYQFGEHTFRLEDDQTNEQYVANCNLSGCHISTPPSIADFDDTQIQDSIRSLSSTLAGYLLSAHILTGADEDSTEYYIDSTVSADAARILYNYLFVKKDGSRGIHNANYAVVLLTESVDRWDSIPQASFSADTTQGCVQLAVNFTNTSTGAINSYKWDFGTDNLDSAITRDAAFTFVKADTYLVKLTITGIAGQDSYTQVIIVDSIPTTDIVASDSTVDAGVPVNFTQTSTHASRFLWDFGDGRLDSTSTNPSISYSVAGTFVVRFTVTNTCSTATDSVSIDVVVP
- a CDS encoding PorV/PorQ family protein, producing MKKNILIICFVLMLAVAAVAQDGNGGYAGAFFQVPVGARPTAMGGAYIAISNDGAGILFNPAGLSMLQRPLFATSYRFLQLDRKLGYATALFPVRGKSVLGGSWLYSGSGAVATRDRDGDLIGTEIEQQNHQFSIVFAKRFENYFSAGVKLNYLHSNFASMAAYSIGFDIGFMLHVDQLIDREKRDLMKVQDIQIGLSLRQLGMKYRWDTEKLPSELGGDAYAYEQDDEVPSDIGLGASARFFKRKLLLATDITKNLEQDIVPHVGAEYNLAKSFALRAGYGSSRATAGLGYLFKIGDNLLAIDYAFSTDRVEEGAEHIFSFDLLF
- a CDS encoding PorV/PorQ family protein; this translates as MKRLAVLTLLLVTMGIPASGTTVDGLAMMKIETGARPSGMGGSFVAIDRDPFAPAYNPANATGADKFMVSFGHIEYWENVRLETGYFAAPLKGRWSVHGGIKYASLGNIEIREFPTTDPDAFAETNDISLKAGLSYRFSDKVSAGFGTGWFIEKIEAWRGSAWNTDIGILVEPNAVWKVGASATNLGGDFYLEKTGKPGSRDISLPTTYRVGTSYRYQKYLGALDLVVIDDEMHAHLGGEARLQEALALRAGYMTNYDSKGITAGASFTHRNLTIDYAFVPYSNDLGTTHLFNFTIEL
- a CDS encoding isocitrate/isopropylmalate dehydrogenase family protein; its protein translation is MSKYKIAWLPGDGVGNDVMEAAKIVLDKMHFDAEYIHGDIGWEFWSKEGNPLPDRTIELLRNTDCALFGAITSLPKEESEGALIPSLQGKNLVYASPIVRMRQEFNLRTNLRPCKGYPGNPLNYKEGIDIVVFRENTEDLYVGIEFFPLPDEVREAVKKHNKKMGRFDKTPGNEIAVSLRVNTKTGCRNIIVDAFEFAKKEGRPHVTIVEKPNVIRETSGLMVRTAREVAKNYPGIELKEANIDAMCMWLLKNPFDYSVIVTSNMFGDIISDLCAQLVGGLGFAASGNIGDKYAVFEPTHGSAPKYAGRYKVNPIAMLLTLKLMFDWLGEKDKGVQLEAAIAAVIKEGKVRTYDMGGKNSSLEVAQAVAAKL
- the iorA gene encoding indolepyruvate ferredoxin oxidoreductase subunit alpha; its protein translation is MRELLSGNEAVARGAYEAGVALAVSYPGTPSTEILETLADVFPQVYSQWSPNEKVAFEVAIGASIGGGRALCTMKHVGLNVAADPFMTFAYTGVNGGFVIVSCDDPEMHSSQNEQDNRTYAKFAAIPMLNPSSSQESKDMLVTGFEMSEMFDTPVMLHMTTRISHAKGIVELNDVVAGPNKKFIKDPSKYVMIPTNARKRHVVVAERMEKLRHFAEETPFNVVENNGSKIGVITGGVSYQYTKEVAPDLDYLKLGMGFPLPMKKIEQFIKSHDRIFIVEELEPFWEEMIKAAGFLQVEGKKYFGALGELSPIRVAHGLKEAGVISSVTEPVYSAGDMFPRPPVLCPGCPHRGAFMALKKLGVAVTGDIGCYTLGVMEPLNALDTCICMGASIGNAIGMERVKGSEKGTVAVIGDSTFVHSGITGLLDAVWNQSNVTIIILDNRATAMTGGQQHPATGKTLMGADSPSLNLVELVKALGVKNVKELDPYDFDLVLNTIKTEMETPGPSVIITNRPCVLMPVRIMNEPYVVDSELCTACGACFRISCPAIAASHETNKHGHPKALIDETLCTGCTLCTQVCPPEAIMLKSHFVKA